From Slackia heliotrinireducens DSM 20476:
CGGGGTCAGCCGGTGGTTCAGCATCACCACGGGGCGTTCCATCTGGGCGCACGCCAGCAGCACCCAGATAACCTTCGGGCAATTCGGCAGGTCAACCGCCACAGCGATTCCGTCCTGCGTCAACAGCGGGCGCAAACGCCTGAAGGCGCGCGCGACCGCAGCCTGCGCACGCCTCTCTGTATAGGCAACTTCGCCGCCCGCCGCATCCACGAAGGTGAGCACGGTCCGCTCGGTCGATTCGTTTATTTCTCCACTCCCATCAGGCATTAGGGAAACCTGGGGAACTGGTCGAAGTCGGGGTCGCGCTTCTCCTTGAACGCGTCGCGGCCCTCTTTGGCCTCGTCGGTGGTGTAGAACAGAAGCGTCGCGTCGCCGGCGAGCTGTTGCAGCCCGGCCAGGCCGTCGGTGGCCGCATTGAACGATGCCTTCATGAAGCGAAGTGCTGTGGGACTGTGCCTGAGAATCTGCTTTGCCCAGCTCACGCACTCGTCTTCCAGCTCGTCGAAGGGGACCACCTTGTTGACCAGGCCCATGTCCAGCGCCTCTTGGGCGGTGTAGAGCCGGCACAGGTACCAGATTTCGCGGGCCTTCTTCTGGCCGACGATGTCCGCCAGGTATCCCGCGCCGTAGCCCGCGTCGAAACTGCCCACGCGGGGGCCGGTCTGGCCGAACTTCGCCGTTTCGGCGGCGATCGACAGGTCGCACAGGATGTGCAGCACGTGCCCGCCGCCCACGGCGTAGCCGTTGACCATGGCGATCACGGGTTTCGGGATGACCCTGATCAGGCGCTGCAGGTCCAGCACGTTCAGGCGGGGGATGCTGTCCTCGCCCACGTAGCCGCCGTTGCCGCGGATCTTCTGGTCGCCGCCGGAGCAGAAGGCCTCGTCCTCGTGGGCGCCTCCGTGGTTCGCGCCCGTGAGTAGGATGACGCCGACGCTTGAGTCGTCCCGTGCGTCGCTGAACGCGTCGATGAGCTCAACGACGGTGAGGGGCGTGAACGCATTTCTTCGTTCGGGCCGGTTGATGGTGATCTTCGCGATGCCTTCGGCCTTCTCGTACACGATTTCGCGGTACGTTTTGGCCGCTTCCCAACAAATGTCGGTCATGGGCTCTCCATTCTCGCAGGGGTTTGACTAGGCGTTTTCGATTCGGATTGCGATGTCTTCGACGGCTTGGGCGCCTTCGGGCATGTCGGGGTAGAGGGCGTAGGTGTGCCATAGGCCCTCGCCGATTTCAAGCTCGATCTGTCCGCCCGCCTCTTCCACCAGGCGCTTGAGCTCCAAGGCGTCCACGAGGAGCACCTCGGTGGATCCGACCTGCGCATATATCGGCGCCAGGCCTTCGAAGGGGCCGTACTGCAGGTTCGGCGGGCAGACCTTTTCGGCTGCGACATCGCCGCACCACACGCGGGGGATTTCGATCAGGCTCACCATGCCGATGATGGGATCGCCGGCGTCGCGTTCCGCCTTGCCAGGCAGCATGTTGCCGAAATCGATCCAGGGCGAAAGCGTGATGATGAGCGCGGGCTGGGGCAAACCTTCGGTCAGCGCTATTTGAGCTGCGGCGATGGTCATGTGCGCGCCCACCGAGTCGCCTGCCACGATGACGTTTTCGGGGGCGGTCTGTTGGAAGACCCAGCGGTAAGCGTCCATCATCGCGGTGTAGGTTTCGGTGTGCCCGTGGGTGGGCGCAAGGGGGTATTCGAGCATGTGCACGCGGCAGCCCAGGCGTTTGACCAGGCTGATTGCCAGCGTCCACTGCGTGTCCATAATGTTGATGAGGAAGGCGCCGCCGTGGTAGTACAGCACGCGCTTGTCGCTGGTGGCGCCGTCCTTCGGCTCGATGGTGATCATGCGGGCGCCGGGTGCGATCTGCTCGTCGGCCACCGCGACCGCGTCGGTGACGAAGTCAGGCACGCGGTAGCGGGTCTTCTGCACCTCGCCCATGGCCTTGACCAGGGCTGCGAAGGGTTCAGGTTCCGAGAACGGCTTCTTGTACTCGGTTTCGATCAGGTTATCGTAGATTGCCTGGGCTTGCGGGCTCAGTCCCATTCGGACTCCTTTCGTGTGGCTGTCGGATTACTACGACGATACCCGAGCAGCTTCGCTCGATTCAATGAACAACCCAGCGCCGATTGTTCATTTTGGTGAGGGGCGTGACGACGGGGACGGCGGGACGACGGGGACGGAGGGTATTGTCCAGTACGGTGTACGGGACAATACCCTCCGTCCCCGTCGTCCCGCCCCTCACCGCTCCCGACCACGCACCATGAGGTGCCGATTGGAACGATTCGTCTGGTTTGTTTCACTTCGCTCCAATACCGTACAAAACTGAGAAATGTACGGTGAAATTGCCAACTTCAGCTCGTAAGATGACCATAGCGCCAAACAAGCACGATAGGAAGGTGGCAGGCATGCCGTACATCACCACGCAAGATGGAACCAAGCTTTACTACGAAGACCGTCCCGCAAAAGACCAGGCCAACGCCTCTGCCGAGGACCTGCTCATCATCCATGGATTGGGTTCGTCCCACTATGACCTGGCGCAGTTCATCGACGATTTGAACGAAACCCATCGCGTCGTCTTCTACGACCAGCGCAACCATGCGGACTCCGACCGCGCTCAGCTTCACTTGAACGTCAAGACCCTCGGCCAAGACCTCAACGACGTCATCGAGCAGCTTGACCTGCGCGACATCAACGCTTTCGGTCACTCCATGGGTGCCGCTGCCATCTTCAGCTACGTCAACCAGTACGGCACGGAGCGCCTATCCAGCATCGGCATTGCAGACATGTCCCCCTATTTGAGCAATGCCGATTGGAAGGGTGGCATCAGGCAGGGCACCTGGACCGACAAGGATTTCATGGGCGACATGGACCGCCTGTTCGACGACGCGGCTTGGGGAGCCTGGCACATCGCCAAAACCCTTATGAATCCGAAACTCCAGGGCATGCCCGCCGACCAGGAAGCGGCTGCCATCGAAGGCATGCGCCCCAACGCCGACCCGCTGGGGTTCCCGGCGCTGTGGTTCTCGCTGTTCTACACCGACCAGCGCCCCGCCCTGGCCAAGATCGACGTGCCCGTGCTCTACCTCATGCCCGAGCTTCCGCTGTATTCCCACGTGAACGTGGACTTCATCGCGAGCCAGGTGAAGGCCGGCTTCACGCTGGAAGAGAACTTCCCCGGAACCACACACCTGATCCTGTCCGAAGCGCCCCACGAGACGGCTGCGGCTGTCGAGCGCTTCCTGGCGGCAACCAAGTAAGCATCGCGCCCGAAAGGACCGACCATGCATTTCACCGAGCCCGTATACCGCAACCCCTACTGGCCCACCTGGCCGCTGCTTGAGGTCACGCAGGGTTGCACCCACAACAAGTGCAAGTTCTGCACGATGTACAAGGGCGTGCGCTTCGACCTGCGCCCGCTCGAAGATATCGAAGCTGACCTGGCCGAACTGCGCTCCACGGTACCGCATGCCCGCACCATCCAGCTGCTGAGCGCCAATCCGCTGGCCCTGCCGTACAGCCGTTTCAAGCCCATTCTCGAGAAGATCAACGAGTATTTGCCGGACATCGAGTTCGTTTACACACAGGGACGCGTCACCGACCTGCGCAACAAGACCGTCGAGCAGTTGCGAGAGCTGCGTGACCTGGGCCTGCGCGAGATTTCCATGGGCACCGAGTCGGGTGACGACTGGACGCTGGACCGGGTGAACAAGGGCTACCACGCCGAGGACATCATCGAGCAGTGCGCCAAGCTGGACGAGGCGGGCATCCGCTACTGGCACTCGTTTCTCAACGGTGTGGCCGGCCGCTCGCACAGCCGCGAGCACGCCGTGAACTCCGCCAAGATCTTCAGCCAGACGAACCCCATGCTCGTGGGCACGGGCGGTCTCACGCTGTTCCCCGGTACGCCGCTTTTGGAAGAAGCGCAGGTAGGGGAGTTCGACCCCTTGTCCGAAAAGGAGATGTTCGAGGAGCTGCTGCTGTTCGTGGAGAATCTGACCTGCGACTGCTCGTTCATCACGCACCACACCATCGGAGGCGAGAACCTGAGCGGTCCGAACTTCCTGGCACGCAAGGACGACATCATCGCGTCGCTGCGTGACGAGATCGAACACGGCGATTTGGACACTATGGCCCGCATCCGCGCGATGAAACGTTCGCTGTAACGGATGCGAACTGGGCCTGACATTTTCAATCAGCTGAAATAAGAAAGAACCGACGAACGAAAGGAATCGAATCATGAACAGGGTATGCGAGATTTTGGGAATCGAGAAGCCGGTCATCCAGGCTCCGATGCTGTGGCTGACCAGCCCCGAGCTGGTGGCTGCCGTCAGCAATGCAGGCGGTTTGGGTGTCATCGGCGTGGGCGCGGGATCCACCGAGCCCGAGGTGTCGCGCGAGGCGACCAACGAGGCGTTCCGCACTGCCGTACGCCGTACGAAGGAGCTTACCACCAGGCCTTTCGGCGTGAACATGATGACGGCGGCGTCCGACCCCAACGGTCATAACGCCGACACCATCGCCATCATGAAGGAAGAGGGCGTGGCTGTGGTCGTGCTCGTGGGCGACGTGTTCGCCGACGGCGAGATCGCCGCGCTCAAGGCCGACGGTTTCAAGGTGGTCGCCCGCCAGCTCAACCCCACGGTTGCCGGCGCCAAGCGCCTGGCCGAGCTCGGCGCGGACATGATTGTGGCTACGGGCTGCGACGAGGGCGGCGTTATGCCGGCCGGTGCGACGGGCACCATGTCGATGGTGGCCCTCATGTCCGAGGCCGTGGACATTCCCGTGCTGGCCGCTGGCGGTATCGTCAACGAGAAGTTCGCCCGCGCGTCCGCCGTGCTGGGTGCCGAAGGTGCCTTCGCAGGCACGCGTTTCATCCTGTCGGAGGAGTGCCGCGCGGCGCAGGCTACCAAGGAGAATCTGCTTTCCGCCGAGGCCGACGACATGGTCACGATTACCGTTTGGGGTGGCGGCGGACGCTGGCGCACCACGCCCACGGCCAAAGCCGTTGCGGCCGCGCAGGCCAATATGGCGGGCGACCTCAATCCTGACCAGGGCGATTACCGCAAGAGCGAGCTTTTGGGCCAGCTCGACGAGGGCATCAACTCCGCCAGCAGCGTCGTGTCCCTGGTGAAGAGCATCGACTCCTGCGCCGACATCGTTGCCGACCTCGCCCGCGGCTACGAATAATTCCCCTAAACAATGGCTGCGGGTTGAGGCGGGATTGCGAAGCTTCCTTTCGTACCACGTCCTCTCCACCCCTCGCTTCACTCGCAGACTTTGTAGAAAGCCCAGGCCGCACGACCTGGGCTTTTCCAGTTGGACAACGGGGACGGAGCCTTTCGTCCACCCGCGTCAACGAACGGACGAAAGGCTCCGTCCCCGTTGTCCAGGGTGCGGCGTTACGAAAGCGAGAGGGAATCGTGCAGCAGGGATGGCACGCAGGTTTCCAGTTGTTCGGCGAAGGTGCTCGCCGGCTGGGCGTTGTTGGACCGGAGCCATTTGAAGGTGGACCACACCTCGAGGCGTATGTAGTGAGCTATCTGAAACTCCAGCAGGTCGTTCAGCTTCAGGCCGCGGAACTTCAGTAAGGTTTCCGTCAGCACCTGCTTGCGGTGGGATTCGATATAGGCCACACCGTAATCCGAGTTCCATTCCGCACATACCTTCAACGCGGATTTCTCCTGCTCAAGCAGCTGGTAGAAATGCTTCATGCCCTCGTTCCACGTGCGGGTGCGCCCCACCTGGTCCAGCGAGATGCTGCTGCAGAAAATGATGTACCAGTAGCAGAAGTCCTCCTGCGAATCGAAGTAACGGTAGAACGTGGAACGGGATATGCCGCTGAGCCGGCAGATTTCCTTAACGGAGAGGTTGCTGTTCGCGCCGTCGACAGAATGCAGAATGCGCAGCTTGCGCTGGAAGTCCTCTGGAATCTGCAGTAGATAGTTGTCGAGCATGCACAATCCCCGTTTCCTGGGTTCGTTCGTTCGCGTTGAGGCCATTGTTGTTTTCGCTGGGCATGAAAGTGCAACCACTATTGTAAGATATCGGATGCGGCATCGGTCAAATCCTGAACCGACATTTGGAATAAAGTATGCCGTTTGGTGGAACACTTGCTCGAAAGTGTCGCATTCCAACGTGCGGCAATCGGCCGATGAGGGTAGGCTATAACCAGCGTATTCTCATTGCATGAAACGGCAGAAAAACGGGGTACTTGCACAGTGAGCAGAGAAAGCTTGCATATCGAAATTACTTGGGATTACGAAGCCGACCTGATAGTAGTGGGTTCCGGTGCGGCGGGTCTTACGGCGAGCATCGAGGCCCGCAAGCAGGGGATGTCGGTCATCGTCGTTGAGTCGCAGCCGAGCTTCGGCGGCACCTCCATCATCTGTGGCGGTGGCATCGTCATACCCAATACGCCCATGCAGCGCCGCCAGGGCATCGTCGATTCTGTGGACGCCATGTACAACGACATGGTGTCGATGACCCGCACGGACAACAACCCTGAAAACCTGCGTGTGTACTGCGAACAGTCCGAGCGCCTATGGGATTGGCTTGAAGGCCAGGACGTCGAATTCATCGACGAGCCCCTTGTGGGGGTGGGCGCGCAGTCGGTGCCTCGCATCCATTACGTCAATGCGCGAAAGATGTGCGAAACGCTGTACGGTAACGCGTGCGAGGCCGGTGCGGTGTTCCATTTCGGAGTGAAAGGCTTGCAGCTGATCCAAGAGCCTGTCACGAAACGCGTGTTGGGCATGCGTGCGGAAGGCACCGATGGCCACAGCGTATGGTACCGCGCCCACAAGGCCGTAGTGGTGGCCACGGGCGGCTATTCGCGCAACACGCAGCTGCTCAACCAGCACATATTCGGCGAAGGTGCCGAAAACATCGCATGCGAGACAGCTCCTGGCGACGACGGGTCGGGGCTTGTCATGTGCATGGAGGCCGGGGCAGACACGAGGCATCTGGGCTACTGCTCCCTGTACACGCAGCAGCATCCCGACGGAGACGGGTCCGTGGGATGCGCCATGTACCATGTGGGCGCCATTCTGGTGAATCGTGCCGGACGGCGTTTCGTGAATGAAGCCCAGGGTTTCGAAGGCGTCTGGGAAGACGTCATGCATCAGCCGGACGGCATCTGCTTCAGCGTCTGGGACGGAAAGATCGCTCAGCAGCAACGCGGCAACAGCTTCCGCTACCACTCCCAACAGAAACTGGAGGAATCCGGGCTGCTGCTGAAGGCGGATAGCCTGGCCGAACTGGCTGAGGCCATGGGCGTCTCGTCGTTCCCGCTGGTGGCAAGCGTGTGCAAATACAACCAGGACCTTTCCGAATACGGGTATGACACCGTGTTCGGACGGCATCATCTCGTGGCTAAGGTGGGCACTCCCGTGGCCATCGACGAGCCGCCGTTTTACGCCTGGAAGACCCGCAGCAGCATCCTGACCACCCACGGCGGCATCCGTAAGGACACGAACTGCCAGGCCATTGACGTGCTTGGGCATCCGATTCCCGGCCTTTTCGTGGCGGGCGGCATCAGCGGCTTCTGCGAGATGGGCATCGTTCCCGGAACGCATCGGTCGGTGGTGGCGTCGGGTCCGAGCCTCGGCGGCGCTTTGGCGCTCGGCCGTTACGCCGCGGAGCGAATCGCGGCATTGGATTGCTGATTCGTTCAAGTTCAAGATTCTACTAAGGCGTCCGGGTTTTCTCGGGCGCCTTATTCGTTTTGGCCGAAACACCCCGACAGGCCACTTCCGATGCGACACTTTTTCAAATGTGTCTCGCAACTCGGCACATATTCCCAAATGCACCCGCTCCACGCGACGCACCGTGCACATCGGCTCTATAATCAGCCGTTTGACCTGCGTATTCTACAGACAGGCGGTCGGGGCGCACCAGTTCCCACAAACGGCATGCGCCCTTTCGACCGCCATCGTCACGCGGTTCATCGTTCCTGACAGAAGGAGGATCCTATGTCCAACAAGTATGATGTCATCGTCGCAGGCGGCGGCCACAACGGCCTGATTACCGCGGCCTATCTGGCCAAGGCGGGCAAGAAGGTTCTGGTGGTCGAAGGCCAGGAGCATGCAGGCGGCGGCCTGCGCACCGAAGAGGTGGCGGCCCCCGGCTTCAAGAGCAACCTGGCGGCTGTCAGCCATGGCTTCATTCAGCCGAACCCGCTCATCCGCAACGACGAACTGGGCCTGCTCTCGAAGTTCGGCCTGGAGTACATCTACCCCGAAAAGCAGACCGCCGTCATCTTCCCCGATGACCGTTCGCTGATCTTCTACCGCGACGTGGACAAGACCTGCGAGTCCATCGCCCAGTTCTCCGAGCACGACGCCGAGGCATACCACAAGTTCTACGCCATGGCGGAAAAGGCCCTCGAGATGATGGTCGCCGGCATGTACAACGGTCCCACGCCCACGTTCGGCGCGTTCTATGCGGGTCTTGAAGGGTCCGAAGAAGGCCGCGACCTGCTGCGCATCCAGCTGGGCAGCAGCGACGCCTTCGTCAACGAGTGGTTCGAAGACGACCACACCAAGGTCGCCTGCAACCGCTTCACCTCTGAGGGCATGTTCGATCCTCGCGAGCAGGGCTCCGGCATGAACCTGCTCATCTTCGTCCCGCTGACCCACAAGTACGGAACCGCCATCCCCAAGGGCGGCTCGATCGAGCTGACCAACTCCATCATCAGGTGCATCGAAGCCAACGGCGGCGAGATCCGCACCAACTCCTGGATCAAGGAGTTCAAGGTCGCCAACGGTACCTGCGAGGGCGTTGTGCTTGAGGACGGCGAAGTGCTGCTGGCAAGCGACGCCGTGGTCACCAACTTCAACATCAAACAGCTCGACGAGACCATGCTGGGCAAGGGCAATGTGAGCGATCGCTATCTGACCAGCGTGAAGAACCTGCGTCCCCAGAGCTATCAGAACATGCTGCAGAGCATCGCTCTGAACGAGGCACCGATGTACAAGGCCGGCGAAGACGCCTCCACGAGCTTCATGGTCGAGTTCGCCTCCGACACCATGGAAGGCTTCTACCGTGAGTTCGACGCCTACAAGTACGGCGAGCCGTGGTTCACGTCGCCGCTGTCCGTGACGAGCACGTTGTGGGATCCGAGCCTGGCTCCCGAGGGCAAGCACTCCCTGTACCTGTACAGCTACCAGCCCTACGAGCTGAAGGGCGGCGCGCAGCGCTGGGACGAAGGCATGAAGGAAGAAGTGGCGGGCAAGGTTCTGGAGTTCATCCAGTCCCGCGCCACCAACATGGGCCCCGAGAACATCGTGGGTCAGTACACCATGTGCCCGCGTGACTTCGAGCGCTGGAATCCGTCTTGGATCGGCGGCAACTTCTCCCACATCGGCTGCTACCTCAATCAGAACTACGGCAACCGCCCGTTCCCCGAGGTGCAGGACAACCGCCTGCCGCTGGACCACATGTACATCTGCGGCCCCAGCGCGTTCCCGGGCGGCGGCGTCATCGGCGGCGGCCGTGCGGTGGCACAGGTAGTCATGGAGGACCTGGGCATCGACTTCTTCGACGTTGTCGGTTAACCCGTAGGTTGACGGAATAGATTCCGTACCTGGTTGTATGGCATCCGGCCTTGCGTTGCGGGGCCGGGTGCCCGCTCATGCGGGCGGCGAAGGTTGCTGCGCGTCCGCATGAGCGCTGTTCGATAGAGGAGATGATCGTTGTGAAGAAGACGTTGGCCCTGTTGGTAGCCGTGCTGGGCGCATGGCTTGTGGTGTCGCCGTGGTTCGTGGGCTATGCCGACATGCCCACGAGGTTCGTGGATATGGCGCTTGGCGCGGTCCTTATCGTGCTGTTCGTGCTGCTGTCTTCGGCTTTGGGCAAAATCAAGCAAGGGGACAAGACCCCCAACGGGCATCTGACGGCCATGATGGTTGTCGGTGTGGTTCTGGTGGTCGAAGGCATCGTGGGCGCTGTTGCGCTGGGCCATTCGGTGGGATCCGTGGTGAACGAAATCGTGGTCGGCGTGCTGGTGGCCGCCTTCGCACGCTTCGCCATGCTGGTGCCGGATGTGAAGAAGGTCGGCATGAACGGTCTGGACGACCGCGAGATCATGCTTATCCAGAAGATCGGCGTGATGGAGGATTGCA
This genomic window contains:
- a CDS encoding phytoene desaturase family protein, yielding MSNKYDVIVAGGGHNGLITAAYLAKAGKKVLVVEGQEHAGGGLRTEEVAAPGFKSNLAAVSHGFIQPNPLIRNDELGLLSKFGLEYIYPEKQTAVIFPDDRSLIFYRDVDKTCESIAQFSEHDAEAYHKFYAMAEKALEMMVAGMYNGPTPTFGAFYAGLEGSEEGRDLLRIQLGSSDAFVNEWFEDDHTKVACNRFTSEGMFDPREQGSGMNLLIFVPLTHKYGTAIPKGGSIELTNSIIRCIEANGGEIRTNSWIKEFKVANGTCEGVVLEDGEVLLASDAVVTNFNIKQLDETMLGKGNVSDRYLTSVKNLRPQSYQNMLQSIALNEAPMYKAGEDASTSFMVEFASDTMEGFYREFDAYKYGEPWFTSPLSVTSTLWDPSLAPEGKHSLYLYSYQPYELKGGAQRWDEGMKEEVAGKVLEFIQSRATNMGPENIVGQYTMCPRDFERWNPSWIGGNFSHIGCYLNQNYGNRPFPEVQDNRLPLDHMYICGPSAFPGGGVIGGGRAVAQVVMEDLGIDFFDVVG
- a CDS encoding TetR/AcrR family transcriptional regulator, yielding MLDNYLLQIPEDFQRKLRILHSVDGANSNLSVKEICRLSGISRSTFYRYFDSQEDFCYWYIIFCSSISLDQVGRTRTWNEGMKHFYQLLEQEKSALKVCAEWNSDYGVAYIESHRKQVLTETLLKFRGLKLNDLLEFQIAHYIRLEVWSTFKWLRSNNAQPASTFAEQLETCVPSLLHDSLSLS
- a CDS encoding alpha/beta hydrolase translates to MGLSPQAQAIYDNLIETEYKKPFSEPEPFAALVKAMGEVQKTRYRVPDFVTDAVAVADEQIAPGARMITIEPKDGATSDKRVLYYHGGAFLINIMDTQWTLAISLVKRLGCRVHMLEYPLAPTHGHTETYTAMMDAYRWVFQQTAPENVIVAGDSVGAHMTIAAAQIALTEGLPQPALIITLSPWIDFGNMLPGKAERDAGDPIIGMVSLIEIPRVWCGDVAAEKVCPPNLQYGPFEGLAPIYAQVGSTEVLLVDALELKRLVEEAGGQIELEIGEGLWHTYALYPDMPEGAQAVEDIAIRIENA
- a CDS encoding SPW repeat domain-containing protein; amino-acid sequence: MKKTLALLVAVLGAWLVVSPWFVGYADMPTRFVDMALGAVLIVLFVLLSSALGKIKQGDKTPNGHLTAMMVVGVVLVVEGIVGAVALGHSVGSVVNEIVVGVLVAAFARFAMLVPDVKKVGMNGLDDREIMLIQKIGVMEDCNAIQMRCKAFGSMPLAVKITPEQLLSLLGIIPFELVKALPKMLLEGIKGSKAQDQSK
- a CDS encoding NAD(P)H-dependent flavin oxidoreductase; this translates as MNRVCEILGIEKPVIQAPMLWLTSPELVAAVSNAGGLGVIGVGAGSTEPEVSREATNEAFRTAVRRTKELTTRPFGVNMMTAASDPNGHNADTIAIMKEEGVAVVVLVGDVFADGEIAALKADGFKVVARQLNPTVAGAKRLAELGADMIVATGCDEGGVMPAGATGTMSMVALMSEAVDIPVLAAGGIVNEKFARASAVLGAEGAFAGTRFILSEECRAAQATKENLLSAEADDMVTITVWGGGGRWRTTPTAKAVAAAQANMAGDLNPDQGDYRKSELLGQLDEGINSASSVVSLVKSIDSCADIVADLARGYE
- a CDS encoding alpha/beta fold hydrolase, which produces MPYITTQDGTKLYYEDRPAKDQANASAEDLLIIHGLGSSHYDLAQFIDDLNETHRVVFYDQRNHADSDRAQLHLNVKTLGQDLNDVIEQLDLRDINAFGHSMGAAAIFSYVNQYGTERLSSIGIADMSPYLSNADWKGGIRQGTWTDKDFMGDMDRLFDDAAWGAWHIAKTLMNPKLQGMPADQEAAAIEGMRPNADPLGFPALWFSLFYTDQRPALAKIDVPVLYLMPELPLYSHVNVDFIASQVKAGFTLEENFPGTTHLILSEAPHETAAAVERFLAATK
- a CDS encoding FAD-dependent oxidoreductase translates to MHIEITWDYEADLIVVGSGAAGLTASIEARKQGMSVIVVESQPSFGGTSIICGGGIVIPNTPMQRRQGIVDSVDAMYNDMVSMTRTDNNPENLRVYCEQSERLWDWLEGQDVEFIDEPLVGVGAQSVPRIHYVNARKMCETLYGNACEAGAVFHFGVKGLQLIQEPVTKRVLGMRAEGTDGHSVWYRAHKAVVVATGGYSRNTQLLNQHIFGEGAENIACETAPGDDGSGLVMCMEAGADTRHLGYCSLYTQQHPDGDGSVGCAMYHVGAILVNRAGRRFVNEAQGFEGVWEDVMHQPDGICFSVWDGKIAQQQRGNSFRYHSQQKLEESGLLLKADSLAELAEAMGVSSFPLVASVCKYNQDLSEYGYDTVFGRHHLVAKVGTPVAIDEPPFYAWKTRSSILTTHGGIRKDTNCQAIDVLGHPIPGLFVAGGISGFCEMGIVPGTHRSVVASGPSLGGALALGRYAAERIAALDC
- a CDS encoding radical SAM protein; the encoded protein is MHFTEPVYRNPYWPTWPLLEVTQGCTHNKCKFCTMYKGVRFDLRPLEDIEADLAELRSTVPHARTIQLLSANPLALPYSRFKPILEKINEYLPDIEFVYTQGRVTDLRNKTVEQLRELRDLGLREISMGTESGDDWTLDRVNKGYHAEDIIEQCAKLDEAGIRYWHSFLNGVAGRSHSREHAVNSAKIFSQTNPMLVGTGGLTLFPGTPLLEEAQVGEFDPLSEKEMFEELLLFVENLTCDCSFITHHTIGGENLSGPNFLARKDDIIASLRDEIEHGDLDTMARIRAMKRSL
- the menB gene encoding 1,4-dihydroxy-2-naphthoyl-CoA synthase; the protein is MTDICWEAAKTYREIVYEKAEGIAKITINRPERRNAFTPLTVVELIDAFSDARDDSSVGVILLTGANHGGAHEDEAFCSGGDQKIRGNGGYVGEDSIPRLNVLDLQRLIRVIPKPVIAMVNGYAVGGGHVLHILCDLSIAAETAKFGQTGPRVGSFDAGYGAGYLADIVGQKKAREIWYLCRLYTAQEALDMGLVNKVVPFDELEDECVSWAKQILRHSPTALRFMKASFNAATDGLAGLQQLAGDATLLFYTTDEAKEGRDAFKEKRDPDFDQFPRFP